One window of Phycisphaerae bacterium genomic DNA carries:
- a CDS encoding glycosyl hydrolase: MRLCPTLLITALLCCAGWPTHAVAQTSAPTTTSAPTAAGPTAEAFAGLKFRSIGPALMSGRIGDFAVNPQDRRQYYVAVASGGVWKTGNAGTTWTPIFDGQGSYSIGCLALDPHNPSVLWVGTGENNSQRSVGFGDGIYRTRDGGQTWDQLGLKNSEHIGRIVIDPRDSDTVYVAAQGPLWRAGPERGLYKTTNGGRTWTCVLYISPDTGVNEVHIDPRDPDVLYASAYQRRRHVWTLINGGPESALYKSTDAGANWRKLTHGLPDVDLGRIGLAVAPANPDVLYAIVEAADGKSGFFRSTDRGEHWERRSDYKTTSPQYYNELTCDPRDAERVYVMDTFLHVTTDGGKTFQPQVKDDRHVDNHALWIDPANTDYLLLGCDGGVYESSDRGANWRYMVNLPVTQFYRVSVDNSTPFYYVYGGTQDNNTVGAPSRTLDRLGIANEHWFVTVGGDGFKTQVDPEDPDTVYSQWQHGGLVRYDRPSGESIDIKPQEPPGAEPYRWNWDAPLLISPHDHRRLYFAANRLFRSDDRGDSWTLVSPDLTRRLDRNQLPVMGRIQPADAVAKSDSTSFFGNIVALAESPLQEGLLYVGTDDGLIQVSEDGGRNWRRLETFPGVPEMTYVSRLQASRHDANTVYAAFDNHKNGDFQPYLLRSSDRGQTWTSCAGNLPARNVVYSLAEDTVSATLLFVGTEFGAYFTNDAGQKWVRLTGGLPTIAVRDMEIQARENDLVLATFGRGIYILDDYTPLRSATPEFLERGPALLPVKDTLRYIESNRLGGNAGRGSQGDAFFAAPNPPFGAVFTYYLKDKLQTRRERRKEAEQKAAKEGAPTTYPTIDELRAEDQERAPQIVLLVQDATGATIRRITGPREKGFQRVAWDLRYPSSTPTQLQPPGDRPPWATDPVGPLALPGEYRVTLAQDVDGVVTPLALPQSFQVVPLERATFAARDRSAALAFKQKVARLQRAVLGASRTAGEAQDRLAHLRRTILDTPAADPALLAEVERLALRLDALLTKLRGDQTRAQRNEPAPTSITERIEGVAGSLWSSTAAPTQTQRDAYRYAGEEFAPVLAELRSLMETDLRQLEDQLEAAGAPWTPGRIPTWKLETD; the protein is encoded by the coding sequence ATGCGCCTGTGTCCCACGCTGTTGATCACCGCGCTGCTGTGCTGCGCCGGCTGGCCGACACACGCCGTTGCGCAAACGTCCGCACCGACCACGACCAGCGCACCCACGGCCGCCGGGCCGACCGCGGAAGCCTTCGCCGGCCTGAAGTTCCGCTCGATCGGGCCGGCTCTGATGTCCGGACGCATCGGCGATTTCGCGGTCAATCCGCAAGACCGGCGGCAGTACTACGTCGCCGTCGCGTCCGGCGGCGTGTGGAAGACGGGCAACGCCGGCACGACCTGGACACCGATCTTCGACGGCCAGGGCTCGTACTCGATCGGCTGCCTCGCGCTCGACCCGCACAACCCTTCCGTCTTGTGGGTCGGCACCGGCGAGAACAACAGCCAGCGCAGCGTCGGCTTCGGCGACGGCATCTACCGCACGCGCGACGGCGGGCAGACGTGGGACCAACTTGGCCTGAAAAACTCCGAGCACATCGGCCGGATCGTGATCGACCCGCGCGACTCGGACACGGTGTACGTCGCGGCCCAAGGCCCGCTGTGGCGCGCCGGCCCGGAACGCGGACTGTACAAGACGACCAACGGCGGCCGGACGTGGACCTGCGTGCTGTACATCAGCCCCGACACCGGCGTGAACGAAGTGCACATCGACCCGCGCGATCCCGACGTGCTCTACGCGTCGGCCTACCAGCGTCGTCGGCACGTGTGGACGCTCATCAACGGCGGCCCGGAATCGGCGCTATACAAGTCGACGGACGCCGGCGCGAACTGGCGCAAGCTCACGCACGGTTTGCCGGACGTGGATCTCGGGCGTATCGGGCTGGCCGTCGCGCCAGCCAACCCGGACGTGCTCTACGCGATCGTCGAGGCGGCGGACGGCAAGAGTGGGTTCTTTCGTTCCACCGATCGCGGCGAGCACTGGGAGCGACGCTCCGACTACAAGACCACGAGCCCGCAGTACTACAACGAGCTGACCTGCGACCCGCGCGACGCGGAACGTGTCTATGTCATGGATACGTTCCTGCACGTCACGACCGACGGCGGCAAGACGTTCCAGCCGCAGGTCAAGGACGACCGGCACGTTGATAACCACGCCCTCTGGATCGACCCGGCCAACACGGACTACTTGCTGCTGGGTTGCGACGGCGGCGTCTACGAAAGCTCTGATCGCGGCGCGAACTGGCGCTACATGGTCAACCTGCCAGTGACGCAGTTCTATCGTGTCAGCGTGGACAACTCGACGCCGTTCTACTACGTCTACGGCGGCACGCAGGATAACAACACCGTCGGCGCGCCCTCTCGCACGCTCGACCGCCTCGGCATCGCCAACGAACACTGGTTTGTCACCGTCGGCGGCGACGGGTTCAAGACCCAGGTCGACCCCGAAGACCCCGACACCGTCTACAGCCAGTGGCAGCACGGCGGCCTGGTCCGTTACGACCGGCCCAGCGGCGAGAGCATCGACATCAAGCCCCAGGAGCCGCCCGGCGCTGAGCCTTACCGCTGGAATTGGGACGCGCCGCTGCTGATCAGCCCGCACGACCACCGCCGGCTGTACTTCGCCGCCAACCGGCTCTTCCGCAGCGACGACCGCGGCGATAGCTGGACGCTCGTCAGCCCGGACCTCACGCGCCGCCTCGATCGCAACCAGTTGCCGGTCATGGGGCGCATCCAGCCCGCGGACGCCGTTGCCAAGAGCGATTCGACTTCGTTCTTCGGCAACATTGTCGCGCTGGCGGAGTCGCCGCTGCAGGAAGGCCTGCTCTACGTCGGCACCGACGACGGCCTCATCCAGGTGAGCGAGGACGGCGGGCGGAATTGGCGCCGCCTGGAGACCTTTCCGGGCGTGCCGGAGATGACGTACGTAAGCCGGCTCCAGGCATCGCGCCACGACGCGAACACGGTCTATGCCGCGTTCGATAATCACAAGAACGGCGACTTCCAGCCATATCTCCTGCGCAGTTCGGATCGCGGGCAGACGTGGACGTCATGTGCCGGCAATCTGCCCGCACGCAACGTGGTGTATAGCCTGGCCGAAGACACCGTCAGCGCGACGCTGCTGTTCGTCGGCACGGAATTCGGCGCGTACTTCACGAATGACGCCGGCCAGAAGTGGGTGCGTCTCACCGGCGGCCTGCCGACGATCGCGGTACGCGACATGGAGATTCAGGCGCGCGAGAACGACCTCGTGCTCGCCACATTCGGACGCGGCATCTACATCCTCGACGACTACACGCCCCTCCGCTCCGCCACGCCGGAGTTCCTCGAGCGCGGCCCTGCCCTGCTGCCGGTGAAGGACACCCTGCGCTACATCGAGAGCAATCGGCTCGGCGGCAATGCCGGCCGCGGCAGCCAGGGCGATGCCTTTTTCGCCGCCCCGAATCCGCCGTTCGGCGCTGTCTTCACGTACTACCTCAAGGACAAGCTGCAAACACGCCGCGAACGGCGTAAGGAGGCGGAGCAGAAGGCGGCCAAGGAGGGGGCGCCGACCACGTATCCGACGATCGACGAGCTGCGGGCCGAGGACCAGGAGCGCGCGCCGCAAATCGTGCTGCTGGTGCAGGACGCGACCGGGGCGACCATCCGGCGCATCACCGGCCCGCGTGAGAAGGGCTTCCAGCGTGTCGCGTGGGACCTGCGCTATCCGTCCTCCACGCCGACGCAGCTTCAGCCGCCGGGCGACCGTCCGCCCTGGGCCACCGATCCGGTCGGCCCGCTCGCACTGCCCGGCGAATACAGGGTGACGCTTGCGCAGGACGTGGACGGAGTCGTCACGCCGCTGGCTCTGCCGCAGTCATTCCAGGTGGTGCCGCTGGAGCGCGCCACGTTCGCGGCGCGCGATCGTTCCGCAGCCCTCGCGTTCAAGCAGAAAGTCGCGCGCTTGCAGCGTGCCGTGCTCGGCGCGTCGCGCACAGCCGGTGAGGCACAGGACCGGCTGGCGCACCTGCGCCGGACGATCCTCGACACGCCCGCCGCTGATCCGGCGTTGCTCGCCGAGGTTGAGCGGCTCGCGCTGCGCCTGGATGCACTGCTGACCAAGCTGCGCGGCGACCAGACGCGCGCCCAGCGCAACGAGCCGGCGCCGACCTCGATCACCGAGCGCATCGAGGGCGTTGCGGGCAGCCTCTGGTCATCCACCGCGGCCCCGACGCAAACGCAGCGCGACGCCTATCGCTACGCCGGCGAGGAGTTCGCGCCGGTGCTGGCCGAGCTGCGCAGCCTGATGGAAACCGATCTCCGGCAGCTCGAAGACCAACTCGAAGCCGCCGGGGCGCCCTGGACACCCGGACGGATTCCGACGTGGAAGCTGGAGACGGACTAG
- a CDS encoding sugar phosphate isomerase/epimerase, with amino-acid sequence MQAEPRKKIPVGLQLYSVREDCGKDLPGVLTAVGKMGYEGVEFAGYYGRKAEELRKLLDDNGLKCCGTHTGLDTLTGDNLKATAEFNRTLGNKFLIVPSLPPTHTASVQALKDTAKLFGELAEKARPLGMRVGYHAHAGDLRPVEEQVPWDVIFGNTGPEVVMQLDTSNCLDGGADPLAVLKRYPGRSVTIHLKEHGGKPGAVIGEGEVAWKDILRFCEKEGGTEWYIVEQERYAGAPIDSVKQCLVNLRKMLA; translated from the coding sequence ATGCAGGCGGAGCCGCGGAAGAAGATTCCGGTGGGATTGCAGCTCTATTCCGTGCGCGAGGACTGCGGCAAGGACCTGCCGGGCGTGCTGACCGCCGTGGGCAAGATGGGTTACGAGGGCGTGGAGTTCGCGGGCTATTATGGCCGCAAGGCCGAGGAGCTGCGCAAGCTGCTTGATGACAACGGGCTGAAGTGCTGCGGCACGCACACCGGGCTGGACACGCTCACCGGCGACAATCTGAAGGCCACCGCCGAATTCAACCGCACGCTCGGCAACAAGTTCCTGATCGTCCCGAGTCTGCCGCCGACCCACACGGCCTCGGTGCAGGCGCTGAAGGACACGGCGAAGCTGTTTGGCGAACTGGCGGAGAAAGCCAGGCCGCTGGGGATGCGCGTCGGGTATCACGCGCACGCCGGCGATTTGCGGCCGGTCGAGGAGCAGGTGCCGTGGGACGTGATCTTCGGCAACACGGGTCCGGAAGTCGTGATGCAGCTCGACACGAGCAATTGCCTGGATGGTGGCGCAGACCCGCTGGCGGTGTTGAAGCGCTACCCGGGGCGCTCGGTGACGATCCACCTGAAGGAACATGGCGGCAAGCCCGGCGCGGTGATCGGCGAGGGCGAGGTCGCCTGGAAGGACATCCTGCGGTTCTGCGAGAAAGAGGGCGGTACGGAGTGGTACATCGTCGAGCAGGAGCGCTACGCGGGCGCACCCATCGACAGCGTCAAGCAGTGCCTGGTCAACCTGCGGAAGATGCTGGCGTGA
- a CDS encoding FAD-dependent oxidoreductase, with protein MTARLLCGVMSVCMFAGCRAGSERYDVVVYGGTSGGVVAAVKAARMGHSVVLIEPGRHLGGLSAGGLGATDIGNKRAIGGMARDFYRRIGRAYGAEEGWKFEPHVAERVFEDLVREARVPVVRGERLDLASGVRKDGARIVALTMESGRTFAGRVFVDASYEGDVLAKAGVRYHVGRESNATYGETLNGVQAANATKHQFTHAVDPYVVPGDPASGLLPGIEPRPPGPDGSGDARVQAYNFRVCTTDVPENRRPWPRPADYDAQRYELLLRNFEAGDLRVPWHPVPMPNRKTDTNNNFAISTDYIGMNYAYPDGDYATRDRIIQAHRSYQQGLLWTLANSPRVPEAVRTHFQTWGLARDEFMDNDNWPHQLYVREARRMISDYVMTQHDCQGERVAEDPVGLAAYTMDSHNVQRYVDATGHVRNEGDVQVGGFPPYPISYRAIVPRREECTNLLVPVCLSASHIAFGSIRMEPVFMVLGESAATAAVLAIEADVDVQAVDYERLAKRLNADGQVLRWMPANAR; from the coding sequence ATGACAGCTAGACTTCTGTGCGGAGTGATGTCGGTCTGCATGTTCGCGGGCTGTCGGGCGGGAAGCGAGCGCTACGACGTTGTTGTCTACGGTGGGACGTCGGGTGGCGTCGTGGCGGCGGTGAAGGCGGCGCGGATGGGGCACTCGGTGGTGCTGATCGAGCCGGGCCGGCATCTGGGCGGGCTCAGCGCGGGCGGGCTGGGGGCGACGGACATCGGGAACAAGCGGGCGATCGGCGGGATGGCCCGCGATTTCTACCGGCGGATTGGTCGGGCGTATGGTGCGGAGGAGGGCTGGAAGTTCGAGCCGCACGTCGCCGAGCGCGTGTTTGAAGACCTGGTCCGCGAGGCCAGAGTGCCGGTGGTGCGCGGCGAGCGGCTGGATCTGGCGAGCGGCGTGCGGAAGGACGGAGCGCGGATCGTGGCGCTGACGATGGAGTCGGGTCGGACGTTCGCCGGGCGAGTGTTCGTTGACGCGAGCTACGAGGGTGACGTGCTGGCGAAGGCCGGCGTGCGCTATCACGTGGGGCGCGAGAGCAACGCGACCTATGGCGAGACGCTCAATGGCGTGCAGGCCGCGAACGCGACGAAGCACCAGTTCACGCACGCGGTTGATCCGTACGTTGTGCCGGGCGATCCGGCGAGCGGGCTCCTGCCGGGGATCGAGCCGCGGCCGCCGGGGCCGGACGGCAGCGGTGATGCGCGGGTGCAGGCCTACAACTTCCGGGTGTGCACGACGGATGTGCCGGAGAATCGCCGGCCGTGGCCGCGACCGGCGGATTACGACGCGCAGCGGTACGAACTGCTGCTGCGCAACTTCGAGGCCGGCGACCTGCGCGTGCCGTGGCATCCGGTGCCGATGCCGAACCGCAAGACGGACACGAACAACAACTTCGCGATCTCGACCGACTACATCGGCATGAACTACGCGTACCCGGACGGCGACTACGCGACGCGGGACCGGATCATCCAGGCGCATCGGTCGTATCAGCAGGGCCTGCTGTGGACGCTGGCGAACAGTCCGCGCGTGCCGGAGGCGGTCCGGACGCACTTTCAGACATGGGGGCTGGCACGCGACGAGTTCATGGATAACGACAACTGGCCACACCAGCTCTACGTGCGCGAGGCGCGGCGGATGATCTCCGACTACGTGATGACGCAGCATGACTGCCAGGGCGAGCGCGTGGCGGAGGACCCCGTCGGGCTGGCCGCGTACACGATGGACTCGCACAACGTGCAGCGGTATGTGGATGCGACCGGGCACGTGCGCAACGAAGGCGACGTGCAGGTGGGCGGGTTCCCGCCGTATCCGATCTCGTACCGGGCGATCGTGCCGCGGCGGGAGGAGTGCACGAACCTGCTGGTGCCGGTGTGCCTGTCGGCGTCGCACATTGCGTTCGGCTCGATCCGGATGGAGCCGGTGTTCATGGTGCTGGGGGAGTCGGCGGCGACGGCGGCGGTGCTGGCGATCGAGGCGGACGTGGACGTGCAGGCCGTGGATTACGAGCGGCTGGCGAAGCGGCTGAATGCGGATGGGCAGGTACTACGTTGGATGCCCGCGAACGCGCGGTAG
- a CDS encoding CocE/NonD family hydrolase has protein sequence MFPRRCPPRHPRASALLPSLLFLTACATAPPQPPPPAAPAPPAPSAQEAPAADVNPPQYIRQNYTKHEYRIPMRDGVHLFTAVYAPKDTSRRYPFLLMRTPYCIAPYGEAAYPEELGPSSLFPPAGYIFVYQDVRGRFMSEGEFVNMTPHLDRKSGPLDIDESTDTYDTIEWLLHNIPNHNGRAGQWGVSYPGFCAAAGMIDAHPALKAVSPQAPIADWFFDDFHHHGAFFLPDAFNFFASFGQPRPQPTTEWPPEFNHPTPDGYRFFLDLGPLKNVNARYFKREIAFWNDLCTHPNYDEFWQRRNILPHLRHVAPAVMTVGGWFDAEDLYGPLQIYRAIEKQNPGIFNVLVMGPWAHGGWTYSAGDQLGNIHFGAPTAEFYRAQIELPFFNHYLKDQGELQLPEAYVFETGANRWRTFTQWPPANVISRPLYFVADGGLAWSAPSASGRVCDEYVSDPAAPVPFCERTDPDVPQEYMTDDQRFAARRPDVLVYRTPPLTAEVTVAGPIRADLWVSISGTDADWIVKLIDVLPSDAPDNDNTVPGPHPGGYQMHVRSEVFRGRFRNSYAHPEPFVPDEPAHVAFDLQDVLHTFQRGHCIMVQVQSTWFPMVDRNPQTYVDNIFEADEADFIQATHRVYRASDYPTHLQLGVLPAE, from the coding sequence ATGTTCCCACGGCGTTGTCCACCGCGGCACCCGCGCGCGTCCGCGCTTCTGCCAAGCCTGCTCTTCCTCACCGCGTGTGCCACGGCACCACCCCAGCCGCCCCCGCCCGCCGCGCCGGCTCCGCCGGCCCCGTCAGCACAAGAGGCACCCGCCGCCGATGTCAATCCGCCGCAGTACATTCGGCAGAATTACACCAAGCACGAATACCGCATTCCCATGCGCGACGGCGTGCACCTCTTCACCGCCGTCTACGCACCGAAGGACACGTCACGGCGCTACCCCTTCCTGCTCATGCGCACGCCGTACTGCATCGCCCCCTACGGCGAAGCGGCCTACCCCGAAGAACTCGGCCCCAGCAGCCTCTTCCCGCCCGCCGGCTACATCTTCGTCTACCAGGACGTGCGCGGCCGGTTCATGTCCGAGGGCGAATTCGTCAACATGACTCCGCACCTTGACCGCAAGTCCGGCCCACTGGACATCGACGAGAGCACCGACACCTATGACACCATCGAATGGCTGCTCCACAACATCCCCAACCACAACGGCCGCGCCGGACAGTGGGGCGTCTCGTACCCCGGTTTCTGCGCGGCGGCGGGAATGATCGACGCGCATCCGGCCCTGAAGGCCGTCTCACCACAGGCCCCCATCGCCGACTGGTTCTTCGACGACTTCCACCACCACGGCGCGTTCTTCCTGCCCGATGCATTCAACTTCTTCGCCTCGTTCGGCCAGCCGCGGCCCCAGCCAACCACCGAGTGGCCGCCGGAATTCAACCACCCCACGCCGGACGGATACCGGTTCTTTCTCGACCTCGGCCCGCTGAAAAATGTCAACGCCCGCTATTTCAAGCGCGAAATCGCCTTCTGGAACGACCTCTGCACTCACCCGAACTACGACGAGTTCTGGCAGCGCCGCAACATCCTCCCGCACTTGCGCCACGTCGCGCCGGCCGTCATGACCGTCGGCGGCTGGTTCGACGCCGAGGACCTCTACGGCCCGCTGCAGATCTATCGCGCCATCGAAAAACAGAACCCGGGCATCTTCAACGTGCTCGTCATGGGCCCGTGGGCCCACGGCGGCTGGACCTACTCCGCGGGCGACCAGCTCGGCAACATCCATTTCGGGGCCCCCACCGCGGAGTTCTACCGCGCGCAGATCGAGCTGCCCTTCTTCAACCACTACCTCAAGGACCAGGGCGAACTACAGCTCCCCGAGGCGTATGTCTTCGAAACCGGCGCCAACCGCTGGCGCACATTCACCCAATGGCCCCCGGCGAACGTGATCTCCCGGCCGCTCTACTTCGTCGCCGACGGGGGTCTGGCGTGGAGTGCGCCGTCGGCGTCCGGACGAGTCTGCGATGAATACGTCAGCGATCCAGCCGCGCCCGTGCCGTTCTGTGAGCGGACCGACCCCGACGTGCCGCAGGAGTACATGACGGACGACCAGCGCTTCGCCGCGCGGCGACCGGACGTGCTCGTCTATCGCACGCCGCCGCTGACGGCGGAAGTGACCGTCGCCGGCCCGATCCGCGCGGACCTGTGGGTCTCCATTTCCGGCACCGACGCGGACTGGATCGTGAAGCTCATCGACGTGCTGCCGAGCGACGCGCCGGACAACGATAACACGGTCCCCGGTCCACACCCGGGCGGCTACCAGATGCACGTGCGCAGCGAGGTCTTCCGCGGCCGGTTCCGCAACAGCTACGCGCACCCCGAGCCCTTCGTGCCCGATGAACCCGCCCACGTCGCGTTTGACCTTCAGGACGTCCTGCACACCTTCCAACGCGGACACTGCATCATGGTGCAGGTGCAGAGCACATGGTTCCCCATGGTCGACCGCAACCCCCAGACATACGTCGACAACATCTTCGAGGCCGACGAGGCCGATTTCATCCAGGCCACACACCGCGTGTACCGGGCGTCCGATTACCCCACGCACCTGCAACTTGGCGTGCTGCCGGCCGAATGA
- the neuC gene encoding UDP-N-acetylglucosamine 2-epimerase (hydrolyzing): MRGGRGRRVRRIAVVTGTRAEYGLLKSTMQAIAADPRLKLQVVVTGMHLLRKFGHTVDEIVRDGWRIDARVAMQSGSDAPLDQATGLARGVAGLARFFRAARTDIVVVLGDRIEALAGALAAVTTGRLVAHIHGGDVASGDFDDALRHAITKLAHVHLAATRDAARRIVRMGEDPRSVHVVGAPGLDRLRELVAERRRPRASGAAGQALVIYHAWGRPAAVEARTMDALLRAVAERGLRRLILYPNSDRGHRGVLQALARHARRHARDVEVVRSLPRDAYLRALLAADVLVGNSSSGIIEAPLAGTPSVNVGQRQAGRQVGGRSVVQVGETYAAVRAGLAAALRLRTHAGGRTVYGDGRAGARIARILARVPIGPGAARKLICY; encoded by the coding sequence ATGAGGGGCGGGCGGGGCCGGCGTGTGCGGCGGATCGCGGTGGTCACCGGCACGCGCGCGGAATATGGCCTGTTGAAATCGACGATGCAGGCGATTGCGGCGGACCCGCGGTTGAAGCTGCAGGTCGTGGTGACGGGAATGCACCTGCTGCGGAAGTTTGGGCACACGGTTGATGAAATCGTGCGCGACGGGTGGCGGATCGACGCGCGGGTGGCAATGCAGTCGGGCTCGGATGCGCCGCTGGATCAGGCCACGGGTCTGGCGCGGGGCGTCGCGGGCCTGGCGCGGTTCTTCAGGGCGGCGCGGACGGACATCGTGGTGGTGCTCGGCGATCGGATCGAGGCGCTGGCGGGGGCGCTGGCGGCCGTTACAACCGGGCGACTCGTGGCGCATATTCACGGTGGCGACGTCGCGTCTGGCGATTTCGACGATGCGCTGCGGCATGCCATCACGAAGCTGGCACATGTGCACCTGGCGGCGACGCGTGATGCGGCCCGGCGGATCGTGCGGATGGGCGAGGACCCGCGGTCAGTACACGTCGTGGGGGCGCCGGGGCTGGATCGGCTGCGCGAGCTGGTGGCCGAACGCCGGCGGCCGCGCGCCTCGGGTGCAGCCGGGCAAGCGCTGGTCATTTATCACGCGTGGGGCCGGCCAGCGGCAGTCGAGGCGCGGACGATGGACGCGCTGCTGCGGGCCGTTGCGGAGCGCGGGTTGCGGCGGCTTATCCTGTATCCGAACAGCGACCGTGGTCATCGCGGCGTGCTGCAGGCGCTCGCGCGGCACGCGCGGCGGCATGCGCGGGATGTGGAGGTCGTGCGCTCGCTGCCGCGGGACGCATATCTGCGCGCGCTGCTCGCCGCGGACGTGCTGGTGGGCAATTCGTCGAGCGGGATCATCGAGGCGCCGCTGGCGGGTACGCCGTCGGTGAACGTGGGGCAGCGGCAGGCCGGGCGGCAGGTGGGCGGCCGCTCGGTTGTGCAGGTGGGGGAGACGTACGCCGCGGTGCGCGCGGGGCTGGCGGCGGCGCTGCGGTTGCGGACGCATGCCGGGGGGCGCACGGTGTACGGTGACGGACGGGCGGGTGCGCGCATTGCGCGCATCCTGGCGCGTGTGCCGATCGGCCCAGGGGCAGCGCGGAAGTTGATCTGCTATTGA
- a CDS encoding N-acetylneuraminate synthase family protein, translating to MTRFAAPGGYANTPVTGRGVGAVNIGGRLVGEGQRVLIIAEAGVNHDGNVDRARRMIDVAVDAGADMVKFQMFRAAELVTATADAASYQKAAGASSQREMLARLELSDADFASLAAHCRSRGIAFLATPFSPPDVARLVRLGVPAIKLASTDLNNPWLVRPASDTGLPLIVSTGAATADEIATAVERLKAWGAGARLILLHCISGYPAPLAEANLRALATLRQVGGVPCGFSDHTESTAIAGWAVAAGACVLEKHFTLDRGSAGPDHAMSLEPRQLREYVAAARDAETALGNGVLGMSAVEADVRAVARKSVVAAVAIPAGTKVTEVMLTVKRPGGGIAPDQLELVVGRHAVVNIAPDTVLTWDHVQ from the coding sequence ATGACGAGATTCGCCGCGCCTGGTGGGTACGCAAATACGCCGGTCACGGGCCGGGGGGTGGGGGCCGTGAACATTGGCGGCCGGCTCGTGGGTGAAGGGCAGCGCGTACTGATCATTGCGGAGGCGGGGGTCAACCATGACGGCAATGTGGATCGCGCGCGCCGGATGATTGACGTGGCGGTCGACGCGGGCGCGGACATGGTGAAGTTCCAGATGTTCCGGGCGGCGGAGCTGGTGACGGCGACGGCGGACGCGGCGAGCTACCAGAAGGCGGCGGGAGCCTCATCGCAGCGGGAGATGCTGGCGCGGCTGGAGCTGTCGGATGCGGATTTCGCGAGCCTGGCGGCGCATTGCCGAAGCCGTGGAATCGCGTTTCTGGCGACGCCGTTCAGTCCGCCGGACGTGGCGCGGCTGGTGCGGCTGGGCGTGCCGGCGATCAAGCTGGCCTCGACGGACCTGAACAACCCGTGGCTGGTGCGGCCGGCGAGTGACACGGGCCTGCCGCTGATTGTCTCGACGGGGGCGGCGACGGCGGATGAGATCGCAACGGCGGTGGAGCGGCTGAAGGCCTGGGGTGCGGGCGCGCGGCTGATCCTGCTGCATTGCATCAGCGGCTACCCGGCGCCGCTGGCAGAGGCGAACCTGCGGGCACTTGCGACGCTGCGGCAGGTTGGCGGCGTGCCGTGCGGATTCAGCGATCACACGGAATCGACGGCGATTGCCGGCTGGGCGGTGGCGGCGGGCGCGTGCGTACTGGAGAAGCACTTCACGCTGGATCGCGGGTCCGCGGGTCCGGACCATGCCATGTCGCTCGAGCCGCGGCAGTTGCGGGAGTACGTGGCGGCGGCGCGGGATGCGGAAACGGCGCTGGGCAACGGCGTGCTGGGCATGTCAGCGGTCGAGGCTGATGTGCGGGCGGTGGCTCGCAAGAGCGTCGTGGCGGCCGTGGCGATTCCGGCGGGGACGAAGGTGACCGAAGTGATGCTGACGGTGAAACGTCCGGGCGGTGGTATCGCGCCGGACCAATTGGAACTGGTGGTGGGGCGGCACGCGGTGGTCAACATCGCACCGGATACGGTTCTGACGTGGGACCACGTGCAATGA
- a CDS encoding acylneuraminate cytidylyltransferase family protein codes for MSVVALIPARAGSKRLPGKNLISFAGRPLIAHTCVAALESQVLAAVYVNTDDPRIAAVAGEHGVECPVLRPKHLAADDTPTRDSNLYLLDCLARRGECYDAVMVLQPTSPLRTAGDIRAAYDLFEDHAPCSVVAVSPLVRESWAGRIGRDGQFERCCGEGTMYRLNGAIYIYRWEDYVEDRCPRKVVAYPMPAARGIDVDTIEDLEYAQFVLEHMPQVALA; via the coding sequence ATGTCGGTCGTCGCCCTCATTCCCGCGCGAGCGGGCTCGAAGCGGTTGCCGGGCAAGAATCTCATCTCGTTCGCGGGGCGGCCGTTGATCGCGCACACGTGCGTCGCCGCGCTCGAGAGTCAGGTGCTCGCCGCCGTGTACGTGAACACCGATGATCCGCGCATCGCGGCCGTCGCCGGCGAGCATGGCGTCGAGTGTCCCGTGCTGCGGCCGAAGCATCTGGCCGCGGATGATACGCCGACGCGGGATTCCAACCTGTATCTGCTGGACTGCTTGGCACGCCGCGGGGAGTGCTACGATGCGGTGATGGTGTTGCAGCCGACGTCGCCGCTGCGGACGGCAGGGGACATTCGGGCCGCGTACGACCTGTTCGAGGACCACGCGCCGTGCAGCGTGGTCGCGGTGTCGCCGCTGGTGCGGGAATCGTGGGCGGGGCGGATCGGGCGCGACGGGCAGTTCGAGCGCTGCTGCGGCGAGGGGACGATGTATCGGCTCAACGGTGCAATCTACATCTACCGTTGGGAGGACTACGTCGAGGATCGTTGCCCGCGGAAGGTGGTCGCGTATCCGATGCCGGCGGCGCGCGGCATCGATGTGGACACGATTGAAGATCTGGAATACGCGCAGTTCGTGTTGGAACACATGCCGCAGGTCGCGCTCGCATGA